Below is a window of Sulfurisphaera ohwakuensis DNA.
CTATCATTATTTATCTTGTAGTAGACTTCTTAGTAAGTAAAGCTCTTGGTATACCACTGAATTATCCTTTAGTAATTATTGGAAAAGAAAATCTCACAACAGAATACCAAGGGGCAACAATAATAATGCTGATAAAATCATATCCTACTTTTGTATTTTGGTTGTCTTTAATTCCAGTCATAATTTACCTAGTATTTTTATTAGTTGAAAAGAAGAAGACTTAACTATCTATACTATTTAATATAGCATCTTTCTCAATTTTTTCTAATTCGTTCCTCGCATTATCATTTCTAATCTCATAATCTGTAGCTATCATAATCCTAGAATTGGGATCAGTCATTTTTACTTGAGATACATAGTTTTCAGCTACTTTAACATTATCAACTGAACATATAACTATTCCTCTATCTCCGTCAGTAAATCTTAAGAACTCACATTGTTTCAAAAATTCCATTTTGTTTATAACTGAGGAGAAAATTCCGAATAGTACTATATCACTCTTACTTAAATCTATTACAGGAATTATTTTGATAAGATTCTTATTAACTAGAACATTAAGTCTTCTCATTATAGTCTTTGAAGGAATGTTAATTTCCTTAGCGATTTCTCCTATCTCCATCCTAGGGTTTTTAATAAGAGTCTTAACAATTTCTATATCTACACCTGAAGGCTTTTGAGGATTCTGTTGAGGAATATAAATCATATCATATTCTCCTAATTCTTTTCTCATGTAAGAAATCTTATCTTGTAAATCATTAATCGAGTTTCCTTCAATTTCATAAAACGTAATCTCTTCTAAACATTTAACTTTTA
It encodes the following:
- a CDS encoding winged helix-turn-helix transcriptional regulator, with protein sequence MDSVDKKILLSLFKDGRISQRKIADEVKLSATSLNYRFNKLIEDKIIRSFVLYVNPNFYGKYVGRVSFRNIKDFDSSFVNVKVKCLEEITFYEIEGNSINDLQDKISYMRKELGEYDMIYIPQQNPQKPSGVDIEIVKTLIKNPRMEIGEIAKEINIPSKTIMRRLNVLVNKNLIKIIPVIDLSKSDIVLFGIFSSVINKMEFLKQCEFLRFTDGDRGIVICSVDNVKVAENYVSQVKMTDPNSRIMIATDYEIRNDNARNELEKIEKDAILNSIDS